Proteins encoded within one genomic window of Candidatus Brevundimonas colombiensis:
- a CDS encoding metallophosphoesterase: MMMSRWIRTLGTMLAASSLGLAGAAYAQDFTVAVVPDTQNYSDVTLVQPRGEETFAQEMQYLADQRDAKAIVFVTFVGDIVQHGDGRFRVPATDTTPARIMDVRAEWDIANRAISILSRSGLPFGMSPGNHDYDNYSWWSEEGGPGASRPLSGGRAWGFYFGPNSHHFVGRDWYGGASPNGLNSWQTFIGDGQPYLHLSLEMDPPASVLDWAQDVLDAHAGLPVIVTTHEWLSPSKTGETQRGDSTANSFAGTDHLSPDQVWDRFIRKNPMIFMVLSGHAYLPAVDGVSLGENLRIDRNDAGHPVYQVLQDYQANTVGPDGQAGSANGGAGWLRFIRFDVARRKMHFYTYSPLLDRYAGRDGQATFGVAPGLSDFELDFPPQIPARP, encoded by the coding sequence ATGATGATGTCGCGCTGGATTCGAACCCTTGGAACGATGCTGGCCGCATCGTCTCTGGGGCTGGCGGGCGCCGCCTACGCCCAGGACTTCACGGTCGCGGTCGTGCCGGACACCCAGAACTATTCCGACGTGACCCTGGTCCAGCCGCGCGGCGAAGAGACTTTCGCCCAGGAGATGCAGTATCTGGCCGACCAGCGCGACGCCAAGGCCATCGTCTTCGTCACCTTCGTCGGCGACATCGTTCAGCACGGCGACGGCCGTTTCCGCGTTCCGGCCACGGACACGACCCCGGCGCGGATCATGGATGTCCGCGCAGAGTGGGACATCGCCAACCGCGCCATCTCGATCCTGAGCCGCAGCGGCCTTCCTTTCGGCATGTCGCCGGGCAACCACGATTACGACAACTATTCCTGGTGGTCGGAAGAGGGTGGTCCGGGCGCCTCGCGTCCCCTGTCCGGCGGTCGCGCCTGGGGCTTCTATTTCGGGCCGAACTCGCATCATTTCGTCGGCAGGGACTGGTATGGCGGCGCCTCGCCCAATGGGCTGAACAGCTGGCAGACCTTTATCGGCGACGGGCAGCCGTATCTGCATCTGTCGTTGGAGATGGATCCGCCCGCCAGCGTCCTGGACTGGGCGCAGGACGTTCTGGACGCCCATGCCGGCCTGCCGGTCATCGTCACCACTCACGAATGGCTGTCGCCCAGCAAGACCGGCGAAACCCAGCGGGGCGACAGCACCGCCAACAGCTTCGCCGGAACCGATCATCTATCGCCGGATCAGGTGTGGGATCGCTTCATCCGCAAGAACCCCATGATCTTCATGGTGCTGAGCGGCCACGCCTATCTGCCCGCGGTCGATGGCGTTTCGCTGGGCGAGAACCTGAGGATCGACCGCAACGACGCCGGACATCCCGTCTATCAGGTGCTTCAGGACTATCAGGCCAACACGGTCGGTCCGGACGGCCAGGCGGGGTCCGCCAACGGCGGGGCCGGGTGGCTGAGGTTCATCCGCTTCGACGTGGCGCGGCGTAAGATGCATTTCTACACCTATTCGCCGCTGCTGGACCGTTACGCCGGCCGAGACGGGCAGGCGACCTTTGGCGTGGCTCCTGGTCTGTCGGATTTCGAATTGGACTTCCCGCCGCAGATACCAGCAAGGCCCTGA
- a CDS encoding TonB-dependent receptor, with amino-acid sequence MSLASLLVGTALSGWAGAAIAETTAADPAVDQAVQGQAADQLDEIVVVGSGQTRSVSTLTPANLEALPPGTSVQKALNFLPGVSAQSIDALGVNEQSLTLQVRGFNTTHLGYTLDGVPLGDGAYNNYNGLTISRALISENLGRADLATGIAGLAIPSTSNLGGALIYTSRNPSRSFGLAASQGFGSEASKRSFLRVDTGEYNGFSAYVSGQYSEQDLFVNQGDYKTSWGRQFNGKAMYRFDRGAITAFADVSRTNQADDAYLSKDMLNRLGWDWAGYAPDWQSYLGVAYCGVSKPTATANCVAAPSPQKNSDVTFTNGQILRNDELYYLAGDYNLTDDLKVEAKVYRHRNKGAGNNFITGWSTQGTTSTADDVPVQIRDTRYTIDRSGVLGGLSWTFGPHHVQAGFWFEENTSSAARYIRTDVTGPFSLAHYLGGQPEKAQWVQETDWKTRQFYVQDTLSLLNDAVTIDFGFKSTYAKSDARAVDGIALTPPPSSSQFASGSLTAKDNFLPEIGVHWQVAEGHELYASYAENMAMFQGGFKLGPQSVSQTIWDLQGQYLKPETSKSFDAGYRYISGPLQVALAAYRVKFDDRLLQYNPCPTNQQQNPGCGNSFHNAGSVTSTGVELGVLWKPTPWFNWYNSASYSKTTYDDDLDWCTSTCVVKATAGKQQVDTPKEMLSSVVTVNWRGFSGSLMGKYTGERFYTYTNDQGFGGYTTFDLGLSYDLSEVGATGVKFAVNVTNLTNKRYASNLDGSVFAPDDSTGSVVVFHASAPRQVFATVSYAF; translated from the coding sequence ATGAGTCTGGCAAGCCTGCTGGTCGGAACGGCTTTGTCGGGGTGGGCGGGGGCCGCCATCGCGGAGACCACAGCCGCTGATCCGGCTGTCGATCAGGCCGTGCAGGGGCAAGCGGCCGATCAACTGGACGAGATCGTGGTGGTCGGCTCGGGCCAGACCCGTTCGGTTTCGACCCTGACGCCGGCCAATCTGGAAGCCCTGCCGCCGGGAACCAGCGTTCAGAAGGCGCTGAACTTCCTGCCGGGCGTCAGCGCCCAGTCGATCGACGCCCTGGGGGTGAACGAGCAGTCGCTGACCCTGCAGGTGCGCGGGTTCAACACGACCCACCTCGGCTACACGCTGGACGGGGTGCCGCTGGGCGACGGCGCATACAACAACTACAACGGCCTGACGATCAGCCGCGCGCTGATTTCAGAGAACCTGGGCCGGGCGGACCTGGCCACCGGCATCGCCGGCCTGGCCATCCCGTCGACCAGCAACCTGGGCGGCGCCCTGATCTACACCTCGCGCAATCCCAGCCGTTCGTTCGGTCTGGCGGCCAGCCAGGGCTTCGGCAGCGAGGCGTCCAAGCGCAGCTTCCTGCGTGTGGACACGGGCGAATACAACGGCTTTTCGGCCTATGTGTCCGGCCAGTACAGCGAACAGGACCTGTTCGTGAACCAGGGCGACTACAAGACCTCCTGGGGGCGGCAGTTCAACGGCAAGGCCATGTACCGCTTCGACCGCGGCGCCATCACCGCCTTCGCCGACGTGTCGCGCACCAACCAGGCGGACGACGCCTATCTGTCCAAGGACATGCTGAACCGGCTGGGCTGGGACTGGGCGGGTTATGCGCCCGACTGGCAGTCGTATCTGGGCGTCGCCTATTGCGGCGTGAGCAAACCCACGGCGACGGCCAACTGCGTCGCGGCGCCCTCGCCGCAGAAGAATTCGGACGTGACCTTCACCAACGGTCAGATCCTGCGCAACGACGAGCTCTATTATCTGGCGGGCGACTATAATCTGACGGACGATCTGAAGGTCGAGGCCAAGGTCTATCGCCACAGGAACAAGGGCGCGGGCAACAACTTCATCACCGGCTGGTCCACCCAGGGGACGACGAGCACGGCCGACGACGTGCCGGTTCAGATCCGCGACACCCGCTACACCATCGACCGCTCGGGCGTGCTGGGCGGATTGAGCTGGACCTTTGGCCCCCACCACGTCCAGGCCGGATTCTGGTTCGAGGAGAACACCTCCAGCGCGGCGCGCTACATCCGCACCGACGTGACCGGGCCCTTCAGCCTGGCGCACTATCTGGGCGGTCAACCGGAAAAGGCCCAATGGGTTCAGGAGACGGACTGGAAGACGCGCCAGTTCTATGTTCAGGACACGCTGTCGCTTCTGAACGACGCGGTGACCATCGATTTCGGCTTCAAGAGCACCTACGCCAAGTCCGACGCCCGGGCGGTGGACGGGATCGCCCTGACCCCGCCGCCCAGCTCCAGCCAGTTCGCCAGCGGCAGCCTGACGGCCAAGGACAACTTCCTGCCGGAAATCGGCGTCCACTGGCAGGTCGCCGAGGGTCATGAGCTGTACGCCAGCTACGCCGAGAACATGGCCATGTTCCAGGGCGGCTTCAAACTGGGGCCGCAATCGGTGTCGCAGACGATCTGGGACCTGCAGGGCCAATATCTGAAGCCCGAAACCTCCAAGAGCTTCGACGCCGGCTATCGCTACATCAGCGGACCGCTTCAGGTCGCCCTGGCGGCCTATCGGGTCAAGTTCGACGACCGCCTGCTGCAGTACAATCCGTGCCCGACCAACCAGCAGCAGAACCCCGGCTGCGGCAACTCCTTCCACAACGCCGGCAGCGTCACCAGCACGGGTGTCGAACTGGGCGTGCTGTGGAAGCCGACGCCCTGGTTCAACTGGTACAACTCGGCCTCTTACAGCAAGACGACCTATGACGACGATCTGGACTGGTGCACCAGCACCTGCGTGGTCAAGGCGACGGCCGGCAAGCAGCAGGTCGATACGCCCAAGGAAATGCTGTCCAGCGTCGTGACGGTGAACTGGCGTGGCTTCTCGGGTTCGCTGATGGGCAAATATACGGGCGAGCGGTTCTACACCTACACCAACGACCAGGGCTTCGGCGGCTATACGACCTTCGATCTGGGTCTGAGCTATGACCTGAGCGAGGTCGGCGCGACCGGCGTGAAGTTCGCGGTGAACGTCACCAACCTGACGAACAAGCGCTACGCCTCCAACTTGGACGGCAGCGTCTTCGCGCCGGACGATTCGACGGGCAGTGTCGTGGTGTTCCACGCCTCGGCGCCGCGTCAGGTGTTCGCCACCGTAAGCTACGCCTTCTGA
- a CDS encoding TonB-dependent receptor: protein MASAACIRTRLALSASATALLMTGAPAFAQTATPQANPPAAVVDDIIVTAQKREQSVQDVPIAVTALSSEALESRQIEGGSELLRAVPNVTFSKANFSMYNFSIRGIGTKAVSASSDPAVAVSFNNTPLIRNRLFEQEYLDVDRVEVLRGPQGTLYGRNATGGVVNMFPKLPVFRSEGFATGELGNYDSKRAQAMVNIPLGETFAMRGAFAFTKRDGFDYNSFNDTHVNDRDLFTTRLSARWEPTARFRANAIWEHFEEDDNRSRTGKQLCTRDPGPTQVGSATVPEGFLQDQLSQGCLPGSLYDDAAFGTPNGGSFGPVRLLAIAPGIGFDSETLQSRTIIPLGSDPYEGVVQSRNLREIATNFDPFFRAKNDVAQVNLEFDLTDNLTLFSQTAYAKDDYYASQDYARYVSNPTFTDANLGVDFDGNPTPSTATPGGIYTDPQLGPSDRILSVDLSRSDNRQWYQEFRLQSDMGGRFNFSVGANYLDFKTQDDYFVFNNTFSLIAEYFYNFANLPNGGLGTAPCTDTRPGECVYVDPNPLGEINEEGHNYFRSKNVVHTRSWAVFGEGYWDLTPDLRLTTGLRYTEDRKDTTPYPSQLLLGARPNGLPGLGTGGYVRRGYYALPDIEQKWEAVTGRIVLDWSPTLSFTDDTLIYGSLSRGYKGGGTNPPRLDLNPAVVQYQPLASTFEPEYVTAIEVGTKNTLMDGALRLNATGFYYDYKDYQVSQIVDRISLNENFDATIWGLELEAVYKPTPNFQIDGNLGYLKTRVADGEGSIDVMNRTQGNEDWITLRPWIQVPSNCVAPRELAQRILDTNLGDALTTFALSALCSGSSRFGTFNPAISSSLPFYNFYRFTYDPLTQAPNGGRGFEADLSGNELPNSPNWTANIGAQYTWFMGDWDFTVRGDYYRQGESFFRVYNTEYDRLEGWDNLNLSVKLEDTRRGLTLQAYVKNVFDDAPIVDAFTNSDDTGLTTNVFTLDPRLFAVRLTKSF from the coding sequence ATGGCTTCAGCGGCCTGTATTCGCACGCGCCTTGCGCTTTCTGCATCGGCCACCGCTCTCCTGATGACCGGCGCACCGGCATTCGCGCAGACGGCGACGCCCCAGGCCAATCCGCCGGCCGCCGTCGTGGACGACATCATCGTCACCGCGCAGAAGCGCGAGCAGTCCGTTCAGGACGTGCCGATCGCCGTCACGGCCCTCTCATCCGAAGCGCTGGAGTCGCGTCAGATCGAAGGCGGCTCCGAACTGCTGCGCGCCGTACCAAACGTGACCTTCTCCAAGGCCAACTTCAGCATGTACAACTTCTCGATCCGCGGGATCGGGACCAAGGCCGTCTCAGCCTCCAGCGACCCGGCCGTGGCCGTCAGCTTCAACAACACGCCGCTGATCCGCAACCGCCTGTTCGAGCAGGAGTATCTGGACGTCGATCGCGTAGAGGTGCTGCGCGGACCGCAGGGCACGCTCTACGGCCGCAACGCCACGGGCGGCGTGGTCAATATGTTCCCCAAACTGCCGGTGTTCCGGTCGGAAGGCTTCGCGACGGGCGAGCTGGGCAACTATGACAGCAAACGCGCTCAGGCCATGGTCAACATTCCTCTGGGCGAGACCTTCGCCATGCGTGGCGCATTCGCCTTCACCAAGCGCGACGGCTTCGACTACAACAGTTTCAACGACACCCACGTCAACGACCGCGACCTGTTCACCACCCGCCTGTCGGCCCGCTGGGAACCGACCGCCCGGTTCCGCGCCAATGCGATCTGGGAACATTTCGAGGAAGACGACAACCGCTCGCGCACCGGCAAACAGCTGTGCACGCGCGATCCGGGACCGACCCAGGTGGGGTCGGCGACGGTGCCTGAAGGATTTCTTCAGGACCAGTTGAGCCAAGGTTGTCTGCCCGGCTCATTGTATGACGACGCCGCATTTGGCACGCCGAACGGTGGATCATTCGGCCCCGTCCGCCTGCTGGCCATCGCTCCAGGCATCGGTTTCGACAGCGAAACACTGCAATCAAGAACCATCATTCCTTTGGGCAGCGACCCTTATGAGGGGGTCGTCCAATCCAGAAACCTGAGAGAAATCGCGACCAATTTCGATCCTTTTTTTAGAGCCAAAAATGACGTTGCTCAGGTCAATCTGGAATTCGATCTGACCGACAACCTTACTCTATTTTCCCAGACCGCATACGCCAAAGACGATTACTATGCGTCACAGGACTATGCGCGCTACGTATCCAATCCTACATTCACAGATGCCAATCTGGGAGTAGATTTCGATGGAAATCCAACGCCGTCAACCGCCACCCCGGGCGGAATCTATACTGATCCGCAACTCGGTCCATCAGACCGCATCCTTTCAGTCGACCTAAGCCGTTCGGATAATCGCCAATGGTATCAGGAGTTCCGGTTACAATCCGACATGGGCGGCCGTTTCAACTTCAGCGTCGGCGCCAACTACCTGGATTTCAAAACGCAGGATGATTATTTCGTATTCAACAATACGTTTTCTCTGATTGCGGAATATTTCTATAACTTCGCCAATCTTCCTAACGGTGGTCTTGGAACCGCGCCCTGCACTGACACACGACCGGGAGAGTGCGTCTACGTCGATCCCAATCCACTGGGCGAGATCAATGAAGAGGGTCACAATTACTTCCGCAGCAAGAACGTCGTCCATACCCGCTCGTGGGCCGTGTTTGGCGAGGGCTATTGGGACCTGACTCCTGACCTGAGATTGACGACCGGGCTACGCTATACGGAAGACCGCAAGGACACGACGCCCTACCCCAGCCAGCTTCTGCTTGGCGCAAGGCCCAACGGTCTGCCCGGTCTAGGAACCGGCGGCTATGTGCGTCGGGGCTATTACGCGCTGCCGGACATCGAGCAGAAGTGGGAGGCGGTCACGGGTCGTATCGTTCTGGATTGGTCGCCGACGCTGTCGTTTACGGACGACACCTTGATCTACGGATCGCTTTCGCGGGGCTACAAGGGCGGCGGCACCAATCCACCCAGATTGGATCTGAACCCCGCCGTTGTGCAATACCAGCCCCTCGCCAGCACCTTCGAGCCGGAATATGTCACCGCTATTGAAGTCGGCACGAAGAACACCCTGATGGACGGCGCATTGAGGCTTAACGCCACGGGTTTCTACTACGATTACAAAGACTACCAGGTTTCCCAGATCGTCGATCGCATCTCGCTGAACGAAAACTTCGACGCCACGATCTGGGGCTTGGAACTGGAAGCGGTCTACAAGCCAACCCCCAATTTCCAGATCGACGGCAATCTAGGGTATCTGAAAACCCGTGTCGCCGACGGCGAAGGCTCCATCGACGTGATGAACCGGACTCAAGGGAATGAGGACTGGATCACCTTGCGCCCCTGGATACAGGTTCCGTCGAACTGTGTCGCGCCCCGTGAACTAGCGCAGCGCATTTTGGACACTAACCTCGGCGACGCACTGACGACGTTCGCCCTTAGCGCATTGTGCTCTGGCTCGTCACGGTTCGGCACCTTCAACCCCGCCATCAGTTCCAGCCTGCCGTTCTACAACTTCTATCGCTTCACCTACGATCCGCTGACCCAAGCCCCCAACGGCGGGCGCGGTTTCGAGGCGGACCTGAGCGGCAACGAACTGCCCAACTCGCCCAACTGGACCGCCAACATCGGGGCGCAATACACCTGGTTCATGGGCGATTGGGATTTCACAGTTCGCGGCGACTACTATCGCCAGGGCGAAAGCTTCTTCCGAGTCTACAATACCGAGTATGATCGGCTTGAGGGCTGGGACAACCTCAACCTTTCAGTGAAGCTGGAAGACACAAGACGGGGCCTGACCCTGCAAGCCTACGTCAAGAACGTCTTCGATGACGCGCCGATCGTGGACGCCTTCACCAACTCCGACGACACAGGCCTGACCACCAATGTCTTTACTCTGGATCCCCGGCTGTTCGCCGTGCGCCTGACCAAGAGCTTCTAA
- a CDS encoding TonB-dependent receptor, producing MKDTDTLQFGLEAGRTTSLRADERSGLIRDNPAREGTTLRPATRTAAANLSMTGAIGEWTTSLTASAQEQRSRFSSQVGGTALDTRQSTSILNASGGVSGSAYGWSVRMGLDVVGSESRQKGILDLTARTLSGVATLSADRTLIDLPAGPMLMTVDAQYSRARNETDASGLEAAQPSAAQSSAALDVRSGLTLPVWSTQHGERGGGWGDLSVTLGGRLRTLDTAGADGQGFNVGFAWTPTGRYRFTGQWSRATDAPTSDQRFAPILYGAPQTIYDFRSGEAVEILPLLGGNPSLRAQETQSASIGASAGPFGRWGIQGNVDLQSMRSTDAIGALPALTPATEAAFPDRYIRDGTGRLLAIDQRAINLQEIASDSLSSGLTANIPLGDTATSRRGSIQVSLTHTWRLADRLTIRDDLPAFDQLAGDGGGISRHQATLRMDGRLGRWGANLSAAWRSSARIRLDVGQDGSQDLLLSPLTTLGLKISTTLETKQTATTEAGRRRNDGLRLELEIENLFDARPEARLGDGSPAPGYGRNDRDPLGRTIRITASRRF from the coding sequence TTGAAAGACACCGACACGCTCCAATTCGGCCTCGAGGCGGGGCGCACGACCTCGCTCAGGGCGGACGAGCGATCGGGCCTCATCAGGGACAATCCCGCGCGTGAAGGCACCACGTTGCGCCCCGCAACCCGGACAGCCGCGGCGAACCTGTCGATGACGGGCGCCATCGGCGAATGGACGACATCGCTGACCGCCAGCGCACAGGAACAGCGCAGCCGGTTCTCATCGCAAGTCGGGGGAACCGCGCTCGATACGCGACAGTCGACCAGCATCCTCAACGCGAGCGGCGGCGTCAGCGGTTCAGCCTATGGCTGGTCAGTCCGGATGGGGCTGGATGTCGTCGGCAGCGAAAGCCGACAAAAAGGCATTCTGGACCTTACCGCCCGAACTCTATCGGGCGTGGCGACCCTGTCCGCCGACCGGACACTGATCGACCTGCCGGCGGGGCCGATGCTGATGACAGTGGATGCGCAATACTCGCGCGCCCGAAACGAGACCGACGCCTCGGGCTTGGAGGCGGCCCAGCCATCGGCGGCCCAGTCATCGGCGGCGCTCGATGTGAGGTCTGGCCTGACGCTGCCGGTCTGGTCGACGCAACACGGCGAGCGAGGGGGCGGTTGGGGCGACCTCTCTGTCACGCTGGGCGGGCGGCTGAGAACGCTGGACACCGCGGGCGCGGACGGTCAGGGGTTTAACGTCGGCTTCGCCTGGACACCGACGGGCCGGTATCGCTTTACGGGGCAATGGTCTCGCGCCACGGACGCTCCGACCAGCGATCAAAGGTTCGCTCCGATCCTCTATGGCGCGCCGCAGACTATCTATGACTTCCGATCCGGCGAGGCCGTGGAGATACTGCCCCTCCTAGGCGGGAACCCAAGCCTTCGGGCGCAGGAAACACAATCGGCGTCGATCGGAGCCTCGGCCGGACCGTTCGGTCGTTGGGGCATCCAAGGCAACGTCGATCTTCAGAGCATGCGATCGACCGACGCCATTGGCGCCCTGCCCGCCTTGACCCCGGCGACCGAGGCCGCGTTTCCAGACCGATACATCAGAGACGGGACCGGGCGTCTGCTCGCCATCGACCAGCGCGCGATCAATCTGCAGGAGATCGCGTCCGACAGCCTCTCATCCGGCCTGACCGCCAACATCCCCTTGGGCGACACTGCGACATCCAGGCGAGGCTCGATCCAAGTCTCGCTCACCCACACCTGGCGCCTGGCGGATCGTCTGACGATCCGCGACGACCTTCCCGCTTTCGATCAACTGGCCGGCGATGGCGGCGGGATCTCCCGGCATCAGGCGACCTTGAGAATGGACGGCCGTCTGGGGCGTTGGGGGGCGAACCTCAGTGCCGCCTGGCGCAGCAGCGCCCGAATTCGCCTCGATGTCGGCCAGGACGGATCGCAAGACCTCCTCTTGTCGCCCCTGACAACCCTCGGCCTCAAGATCAGCACCACGCTGGAGACGAAGCAGACGGCGACGACGGAGGCTGGCCGGCGTCGAAACGACGGTCTGCGCCTGGAACTGGAAATCGAGAACCTGTTCGACGCCAGACCAGAGGCGCGTCTTGGCGATGGATCCCCCGCTCCAGGCTATGGCCGTAATGACAGAGACCCGCTAGGCCGAACGATACGCATCACGGCAAGCCGCCGCTTCTGA
- a CDS encoding FAD-binding dehydrogenase, producing the protein MFFTAKRAAQEGEMDYDAIIVGAGLAGLVAANELVQAGRRVALVDQENTANLGGQAYWSFGGLFLVDSPEQRRLGVRDGFDLAWSDWQGSAGWDRLDGRLAEDEWAARWGRAYVEFAAGEKRSWLRRHDIRLTPMVGWAERGDGRADGHGNSAPRFHVAWGTGTGVSGPFADRVREAEKRGALVSYPRCRVDDLIVEAGCVTGVSGVRLAPDDAPRGVRSNRDEVGSFTLKASAVLIATGGIGGDHDKVRRLWPTRLGTAPREMITGVPAYVDGRGLDIAERAGARLVNRDRMWHYVEGIRNWNPIWPRHGIRILPGPSSLWLDALGRRLPFPALPGYDTLSTLRHLRTAPGLAAHDHSWFILTQVILEKEFALSGSEQNGDITSGEWLRVLKTRLGKGASPEVEAFKAQGADFVVADQVETLVEKMNALTPTPLLDAAAVLRTIKARDAQMDNPFAKDLQVQGIHNARRYLGDRLARVAKPYRLLDPAARPMIAVKLHVLTRKSLGGIQTDLSSRVLKADGSVLKGLYAAGEAAGFGGGGAHGYNALEGTFLGGCIFTGRAAGRAMSELS; encoded by the coding sequence GTGTTTTTCACCGCGAAGCGCGCGGCGCAGGAGGGCGAAATGGACTATGACGCCATAATCGTTGGGGCGGGGCTGGCCGGTCTGGTCGCCGCAAACGAACTGGTGCAGGCCGGACGTCGCGTGGCGCTGGTGGATCAGGAAAACACCGCGAACCTGGGCGGGCAGGCCTATTGGTCGTTTGGCGGCCTGTTCCTGGTCGACAGTCCTGAACAACGTCGACTAGGCGTGCGCGACGGGTTCGATCTGGCCTGGTCGGACTGGCAAGGCAGCGCCGGCTGGGACCGTCTGGACGGAAGGCTCGCGGAGGACGAATGGGCTGCGCGATGGGGCAGGGCCTATGTCGAGTTCGCGGCGGGGGAAAAGCGCAGCTGGCTGCGGCGCCACGATATCAGACTGACGCCGATGGTCGGCTGGGCCGAGCGGGGCGACGGCCGCGCCGACGGTCACGGCAATTCGGCGCCGCGGTTCCACGTCGCTTGGGGCACGGGAACAGGCGTGAGCGGCCCCTTTGCGGACCGCGTACGAGAGGCGGAAAAACGTGGCGCCCTGGTTTCCTATCCGCGTTGCCGTGTCGATGACCTGATTGTCGAAGCTGGGTGCGTGACGGGCGTTTCAGGCGTCAGGCTGGCCCCGGACGATGCGCCGCGGGGTGTGCGGTCAAACAGGGATGAGGTCGGATCCTTCACCCTGAAGGCGTCCGCCGTTCTGATCGCCACCGGCGGCATCGGCGGCGATCATGACAAGGTTCGGCGCCTTTGGCCGACACGCCTGGGCACGGCGCCGCGCGAGATGATCACGGGCGTGCCGGCCTATGTCGACGGTCGTGGTCTGGACATCGCCGAGAGGGCCGGCGCCCGGCTCGTGAACCGTGATCGCATGTGGCACTACGTCGAGGGCATCCGGAACTGGAACCCGATCTGGCCTCGGCACGGCATCCGTATCCTGCCGGGGCCGTCGTCTCTATGGCTCGACGCCTTGGGACGCCGCCTGCCGTTTCCTGCCCTGCCGGGTTACGACACCCTGTCGACCCTGCGCCATCTGCGGACCGCGCCGGGCCTGGCGGCGCACGACCACTCGTGGTTCATCCTGACCCAGGTGATCCTCGAAAAGGAGTTCGCGCTGTCGGGTTCGGAACAGAACGGCGACATCACGTCGGGCGAGTGGCTGCGCGTGCTCAAGACCCGGCTGGGCAAGGGGGCGTCCCCCGAGGTCGAGGCCTTCAAGGCCCAAGGTGCGGATTTCGTGGTCGCGGACCAGGTCGAGACGCTGGTCGAAAAGATGAACGCCCTGACGCCCACGCCGCTTCTGGATGCGGCGGCCGTTCTCAGGACGATCAAGGCGCGCGACGCCCAGATGGACAACCCCTTCGCCAAGGACCTTCAGGTTCAGGGCATCCATAACGCCCGGCGTTATCTTGGAGACCGGCTCGCGCGCGTCGCCAAGCCTTATCGCCTGCTTGATCCTGCAGCCCGGCCGATGATCGCCGTCAAGCTTCATGTCCTGACGCGAAAAAGCCTGGGCGGGATACAGACCGATCTGAGCAGCCGGGTCCTGAAGGCCGATGGATCCGTCCTGAAAGGTCTCTACGCTGCTGGCGAAGCCGCCGGGTTCGGGGGCGGCGGCGCCCACGGCTATAACGCCCTGGAGGGCACGTTCCTGGGCGGCTGCATCTTCACCGGGCGCGCTGCTGGACGAGCCATGAGCGAGCTGAGCTGA